From Pelagicoccus albus, the proteins below share one genomic window:
- a CDS encoding DUF4212 domain-containing protein — MSDSSSKESVDGLPQPEITKRVERQVCYVRSSLRVILCLLPFWFLISFGCGILFRDWLDEHAPKIGNAPFGFWMAQQGSIIGFIILLVVYAVWMNRLDRRYRISE; from the coding sequence ATGAGCGATTCATCTTCGAAAGAATCTGTTGACGGCCTACCACAGCCTGAAATCACTAAACGCGTTGAAAGGCAGGTGTGTTATGTACGTTCGAGCTTACGCGTCATCCTTTGCCTACTACCCTTCTGGTTCTTAATCAGTTTTGGCTGTGGAATCCTTTTCCGTGACTGGCTGGACGAGCATGCTCCAAAGATCGGCAATGCGCCGTTTGGCTTTTGGATGGCTCAACAAGGTTCAATCATCGGCTTCATTATTTTGCTGGTTGTATATGCGGTTTGGATGAACCGCTTGGATCGCAGATATCGAATCTCAGAGTAA